The following are encoded in a window of Podospora pseudoanserina strain CBS 124.78 chromosome 6, whole genome shotgun sequence genomic DNA:
- a CDS encoding hypothetical protein (COG:E; COG:G; EggNog:ENOG503NUBJ): protein MPHSTSHMRAPSQNRLSNANGSPAHNGTEKFPDFDAAHVFDSSAPNGGGRQQQQNGYGYSRESATQQQPEQRWHAHAHARRDSRVKWAPGAASSHAYGHARKRSSISTAIHRMRSGSMSQNAHEIADALRAPVSWKLISLCIMWYWSSALTNTSSKSILTAFDKPATLTIVQFGFVSSYCLILSGLASKFPKLRTLIPALKHPIRYPSRDVIRTTLPLAVFQIGGHLLSSTATSKIPVSLVHTIKGLSPLFTVLAYRFIFDIRYPRATYISLIPLTIGVMLACSSNKSQFGGQFLGILYALLATIIFVTQNIFSKRLFNEAARAEAEGLGVQSKKLDKLNLLYYSSGMAFICTLPIWFWSEGFHILTDFLYDGSVDLTVSPNSFDHGRLTVEYIFNGTFHFGQNILAFVLLSTVSPVTYSVASLLKRVFVIFITLIWFRNPTTRVQAVGIGLTFLGLWMYDRSSERNKADAKARRLTGDNLKGVEGGILPLSVKHNGGITASPQEMNGVFGRGGYGYTNGRVSSPNLVPPASSSGVGVVVNGDSKKSDDYVAGGHGGKGRNRGASNAAAAWLAPGTRAEETWRAGDGGTNSGGVEGSLVVAR from the exons ATGCCACACTCGACCTCGCACATGCGGGCACCGTCGCAGAACCGACTGTCCAACGCAAACGGTAGCCCGGCGCACAACGGTACAGAAAAGTTCCCCGACTTTGATGCCGCCCACGTTTTCGATTCGAGCGCGCCgaatggaggaggaaggcagcagcaacagaaTGGATACGGATACAGCAGGGAAAGTGCTacgcaacaacaaccagagCAACGTTGGCACGCCCACGCTCACGCCCGCCGCGACAGCAGAGTAAAATGGGCTCCCggcgccgcctcctctcACGCATACGGCCATGCCAGGAAAAGGAGTAGCATCAGCACTGCCATCCACCGCATGCGCTCCGGGAGTATGAGCCAAAACGCCCACGAGATAGCCGACGCCCTCCGCGCTCCTGTATCATGGAAGCTCATT TCACTATGCATAATGTGGTACTGGTCCTCCGCCCtgaccaacacctcctccaagtccatCCTCACGGCCTTTGACAAGCCCGCGACCCTTACCATCGTCCAATTCGGCTTTGTATCTTCCTACTGCCTCATCCTGTCAGGGCTCGCCTCCAAGTTCCCCAAACTACGAACCCTCATCCCAGCTCTCAAACATCCCATCCGATACCCATCCCGGGATGTAATCcgaaccaccctccccctggCCGTCTTCCAAATCGGCGGccatctcctctcctccaccgcgaCATCCAAGATTCCCGTCTCGCTAGTCCACACAATCAAGGGCCTCTCCCCGTTATTCACCGTCCTAGCCTACCGCTTCATCTTCGACATCCGCTACCCCCGCGCGACATACATCTCGCTCATCCCTCTCACCATTGGAGTCATGCTCGCCTGCTCCAGCAACAAGAGCCAATTCGGCGGCCAattcctcggcatcctctaCGCCCTCCTCGCAACCATCATATTCGTCACACAAAACATCTTTTCCAAGCGCTTGTTCAACGAAGCCGCCCGAGCGGAAGCAGAAGGATTAGGAGTCCAGTCCAAGAAACTGGACAAGCTCAATCTCCTCTACTACTCCTCAGGCATGGCCTTCATctgcaccctccccatctggTTCTGGTCGGAAGGGTTCCACATCCTCACTGATTTTTTGTATGATGGTTCAGTCGACTTGACGGTCTCACCAAACAGCTTTGATCACGGACGGTTGACGGTCGAGTATATTTTCAACGGAACTTTTCACTTTGGGCAGAATATCCTCgcgtttgtgttgttgtctACTGTGTCCCCGGTTACGTACTCGGTGGCTagcttgttgaagagggtgTTTGTCATTTTCATCACGCTGATTTGGTTCAGGAACCCGACGACGAGGGTGCAGGCTGTGGGGATTGGGCTGACGTTTTTGGGATTGTGGATGTACGACCGGAGCAGTGAGAGGAATAAGGCGGATgcgaaggcgaggaggttgacggGGGATAatttgaagggggtggagggggggatttTGCCTTTGAGTGTGAAGCATAATGGTGGCATCACGGCGTCGCCGCAAGAGATGAatggggtttttgggaggggtgggtatGGGTATACGAATGGGAGGGTGTCGTCTCCTAACCTCGTGCCGCCGGCTTCGAGCagcggggtgggggttgttgtcaATGGCGACAGTAAGAAGTCGGATGATTATGTTGCTGGGGGCcatggggggaaggggaggaacaGGGGGGCGAGTAATGCGGCCGCTGCCTGGCTGGCTCCTGGGACtagggcggaggagacatGGCgggcgggggatggggggacgaatagtggtggtgttgaggggagtTTGGTCGTTGcgaggtga
- a CDS encoding hypothetical protein (EggNog:ENOG503NUUD; BUSCO:EOG09263QUM; COG:A), which yields MAAPKMTKNQMRRAKKKEQKKAQVENGSKAPEDTKDDTPRENGSLPDDQTPVADLEVKKDGDEDTKMDADGPIIDEIPLDDPAYADFKKAFEKYGMSLDDDDEVAKEANAGNKGEVFFDQDDEIPSEDEDAQPKMSKKKRKKLNKLSIAELKALVRTPEVVEWNDVSSSDPRLLVQIKAQRNIVPVPGHWSLKREYLSSKRGIEKPPFKLPQFIAETGITEMRDAVLEKQAEQTLKQKQRERVQPKMGKLDIDYQKLYDAFFRHQTKPDLTRFGDVYYEGKEWEADYKIFKAGELSEGLRDALGMQPGFPPPWLLQQQRIGPPPSYPTLKIPGLNAPLPPGASWGFQPGQWGKPPLDEYNRPLYGGDIFGLMVPGQPGYPTGAPAQPGQPAAAAAAAYITLAEPIDRTLWGELQPPAEESEEEESEEEEEEDSDEEDGDHIPAGGIETSTGLETPGGYASTLHPDASGIESSMGGEFDLRKQSRRGYETEEHPRSAYTVIPERQTRVEGFFGSDKTYDLGRHGAGLPVLGREDEESRKRKKPGDVEVSLDPDQLVREEGVSKEELKKRYEQGRREEGVGAQWNKSQFEEDLTDFIASESRKRQKRDEERKGERRR from the exons ATGGCGGCCCCAAAAATGACCAAGAACCAAATGCGccgggcgaagaagaaggagcagaaaAAGGCACAGGTCGAG AACGGCTCAAAAGCCCCAGAAGATACCAAGGATGACACCCCAAGGGAAAACGGATCTCTACCAGACGACCAAACACCCGTCGCCGATCTCGAAGTCAAGAAGGATGGCGATGAAGACACAAAAATGGACGCTGATGGTCCCATCATCGACGAAATCCCATTGGACGACCCCGCCTACGCCGATTTCAAGAAAGCGTTCGAAAAGTACGGCATGAGcctggacgacgacgacgaggtaGCAAAAGAGGCCAACGCAGGCAACAAGGGCGAGGTCTTCTTTGACCAGGACGACGAGATTCCcagcgaagacgaagacgcgCAACCAAAGatgtccaagaagaagcgcaaaaagctcaacaagctctCCATCGCAGAGCTCAAGGCTCTCGTGCGGACcccagaggtggtggaatggAACGATGTCTCGTCATCAGATCCACGTTTGTTGGTACAAATCAAGGCGCAGCGCAATATTGTTCCTGTGCCTGGGCATTGGTCGTTGAAGCGTGAGTACCTCTCCAGCAAGCGTGGCATCGAGAAGCCGCCGTTCAAGCTCCCCCAGTTCATCGCCGAGACGGGCATCACCGAGATGCGAGATGCGGTTTTGGAGAAGCAGGCCGAGCAAACCctcaagcagaagcagcGAGAGAGAGTACAGCCCAAGATGGGCAAGCTCGACATTGACTACCAAAAGCTCTACGATGCCTTCTTCCGCCACCAGACCAAGCCAGACCTGACTCGATTCGGTGACGTCTACTACGAAGGCAAAGAGTGGGAGGCCGACTACAAGATCTTTAAGGCTGGTGAACTCAGCGAAGGACTCCGGGATGCTCTAGGGATGCAACCAGGCTTTCCTCCCCCATGgctcctccagcaacaacgCATCGGTCCTCCCCCGTCTTACCCAACCCTCAAAatcccgggcctgaacgcccctctcccaccaggAGCTTCTTGGGGCTTCCAGCCTGGTCAATGGGGCAAACCCCCATTAGACGAATATAACCGTCCCCTCTACGGAGGCGATATTTTTGGCCTCATGGTCCCGGGACAGCCAGGGTACCCCACGGGCGCACCAGCTCAACCAGGCCagcccgcagcagcagcagcagcagcgtaCATCACCCTGGCGGAACCAATTGACCGCACACTTTGGGGAGaactccaaccccccgccGAAGAgtcggaagaggaagaatccgaagaagaagaggaagaagactcggacgaggaagacggaGACCACATCCCGGCCGGTGGGATCGAAACTTCCACCGGCCTCGAAACTCCGGGCGGATACGCCAGCACACTCCACCCTGACGCCTCTGGTATTGAATCCAGTATGGGAGGTGAATTCGATCTCCGGAAACAGTCCCGCAGGGGCTACGAAACGGAGGAACACCCACGGTCGGCGTATACCGTCATCCCAGAGAGGCAAACGAGAGTGGAGGGCTTCTTTGGCTCGGATAAGACGTACGACTTGGGGAGACACGGGGCCGGGCTGCcggtgctggggagggaggatgaggagagcaggaagaggaagaagccgGGGGACGTGGAGGTCAGTCTTGATCCGGATCagctggtgagggaggagggggtgagcaaggaggagctgaagaagaggtatgagcaggggaggagggaggagggggtgggggcgCAGTGGAACAAGAGCCAgtttgaggaggatttgACGGATTTTATTGCGAGTGAGAGCAGGaagaggcagaagagggACGAGGAgcggaagggggagaggaggagatga
- a CDS encoding hypothetical protein (COG:L; EggNog:ENOG503NZQE): MTVPIFELPDELRLSLITKQFPCREPQIRALATLLNPSSAPCRNLVVYGTEATGKSAITTALLASLDGDSFKHAIVNSIECITARHLYETVVGKVAAAVEWEAVAPRCESVSQLTVELSKMLKYTERPDGFRFVLVFDGIDHQREAPHTLLPALARLSEIIPSLTTLFILTSPPPNNLLTTFTPNLHFPTYTKPEFITILSLSPPPPITPSTTPTETLDLYTRFLSALHDSLSRPASRTLPSLTQASRTLWPKFIQPILARTHTVKEFSKLIVLARVHFQDESVLDPTLSLSPSTTTTTPNPTIKTTDLATLLPTTARFLLLSAYLASHNPTKSDLTLFSTFHHGRKRRRGGFTGGRARKNGSQHRKIARKLLGAHAFVLERMLAIFMAVRTEWDPASGGRIKNGIVEGEQGLDNDIYMSIATLASLRLLVKVGGGGDVTDLGGKWRVAVGWEVVRGLGRSVGVEVEEWLVE, from the exons ATGACTGTACCAATATTCGAGCTCCCTGACGAGCTCAGGCTCAGCCTCATTACCAAACAGTTTCCTTGCAGAGAGCCCCAGATCAGAGCACTAGCTACACTTTTGAAT CCCAGCTCAGCACCATGTCGGAATCTGGTAGTCTATGGTACTGAAGCAACAGGCAAATCTGCCATCACAACCGCCCTCTTGGCCAGCCTTGACGGGGACTCGTTTAAACACGCCATTGTCAACTCGATAGAATGTATCACAGCTCGCCATCTGTACGAGACAGTCGTGGGCAAGGTGGCCGCCGCCGTGGAATGGGAGGCCGTCGCCCCAAGGTGCGAGTCAGTCTCACAGTTGACCGTCGAGCTCTCCAAGATGCTCAAGTACACCGAACGGCCAGACGGGTTCCGGTTCGTCCTTGTCTTTGACGGCATCGACCATCAACGAGAGGCACctcacaccctcctcccagcacTAGCAAGACTATCAGAGATT ATCCCCTCCCTAAcaaccctcttcatcctcacctccccacccccaaacaacctcctcacaacCTTTACCCCTAACCTCCACTTCCCAACCTACACCAAACCCGaattcatcaccatcctctccctctcccctcccccccccatcaccccctcaacaaccccaaccgaaACCCTCGACCTCTACACCCGCTTCCTCTCTGCTCTCCAcgactccctctcccgccccgCCTCCcgcaccctcccctccctaaCCCAAGCAAGCCGAACCCTCTGGCCAAAATTCATCCAACCCATCCTCGCCCGAACCCACACCGTGAAAGAATTTTCCAAATTAATCGTCCTAGCGAGGGTTCACTTCCAGGATGAATCCGTCCTCgacccaaccctctccctttctccttccaccaccaccaccacccccaatcccaccatcaaaaCAACCGacctcgccaccctcctccctacCACCGCCCGCTTTTTGCTTCTATCAGCCTACCTCGCCTCTCACAACCCGACTAAATCAGACCTCACCCTCTTTTCCACTTTTCACCACGGGCGTAAACGTCGTCGGGGTGGGTTTACCGGGGGTCGAGCAAGAAAAAACGGGTCTCAACACCGCAAGATTGCAAGGAAGCTGCTGGGGGCGCACGCGTttgttttggagaggatgctgGCTATATTTATGGCTGTACGCACAGAGTGGGATCCGGCTAGTGGAGGGAGGATCAAAAATGGGATCGTTGAGGGGGAACAAGGGTTGGATAATGATATTTATATGAGCATCGCCACGCTGGCGAGCTTGAGGCTGTTGGTCAaggtcgggggagggggggatgtgaCGGATTTGGGGGGCAAGTGGAGGGTTGCGGtcgggtgggaggtggttagggggttggggaggtcggttggggttgaggtggaggagtggttggttgaataa